TCGAACTGCGTCCACTGGTTGTAGGCCGTCGTCACCGGCACGCCAACCTCGATCGTTTCCTTCACCTGCGACATCGGAGAAGTCCTTCCACGACTGGGGGCACCGCCGACGGTGGCCGGCGGGCGCGAGCCATCCCTCCCCCGCCCGGCGTGCCCGCCCCTCCACCCTTCGGCGACACCACCCGCCCGAGGTCGATACGCCTGGCGTGTCCCCGGCAACCGGCCCACCCCGGCCCACCCCGGCCCGGATCGGCCGGATCGGCCGGATCGGCCGGATCGGCCGGATCGGCCGGATCGGCCGGATCGGCCGGATCGGCCGGATCGGCCGGATCGGGCCGGATCGGGCGCCCTGCCGTACGCGCGATGGGGCGCGGGGTGGTCTCCGGGCACGGACCGTCATCCGCGCCCCGCGCGGACAGGTCGTTCACCGCGCGGGGCGCGGATGACGGTCCGTGCCCCGCGCGGACAGGTCGTTCACCGCGCGGGCCGCCCCCTCGACGGTCTGCCCGACCCCGCCGGTCTCACCGTCGTACGGACGGTACGAGGCGCAACAGGGTGTGGAGGACGGCGTCGACGCTGTCGTGGGCCGGTTCGTCGGTGACGTGGGTGAGGAGGCGGGCCAGGTAGCGCAACAGCGGGGGCGAGGCCATGACGCGGGGGTGCAGGAGCGGCCGGTAGCCGTACCGGGCGAAGAGGAGATCACCGGCGAGGTTGCCCAGCCGGTAGTACCGCCCCCAGCGGCGGTGGATCTCGGCGGGGTATTGCCCCAGCGCGTGTTCACGACGCGGCCCCTCCGGTCTGGCCAGCGCCAAGGCGATGGTTTCGGCGGCAACCTCCGCGGCCTCCATCGCCTGGGCGATCCCCTCGCCACTCCACGGGCTGATCATGCCCGCGCTGTCTCCGACCAGGAGCAGTCCCCGACGGTATTGGGGGCGCCGGTTCAACCCCATCGGCAGGGGGGCGCTGCGCAGGGGCGATTCCGCGTTCTCCTCCCGCACCCCCCACTCGGCGGGCAGGCGCGGTAGCCAGTTGTCCAGGGCCGCCCTCAGTTCCACCGGACGGCGCCGTCGCTGCGGCAATGCGCCGAGGCCGACGTTGACGCGCCCGTCGCCGAGCGGGAACACCCAGCCGTATCCGGGCAGGTCCAGCCCGGTGCGCGGACAACGCAGGTCGGCCCACAGCTCCAGATACGGATCGTTGGTCCGGGCCGGGCTGCGGTAGTAGCGGCGGGCCGCTGCGGCGACCGGCCGGCTCGTGTCACGTTCGAGCCCGAGGGCCAGAGCGGTCCTCGCCGACGCGCCGTCGGCCGCCACGACGATCGGCGCCCGGTAACGGACCGGCTCGCGGTCCGGCCCGCGGGTCGCGGTCACTCCCGTGACGTTTCCCGCCCGGTCGGTCAGCGGTGCCGTGACCTTCACCCGGGTGCGCAGGCGCGCTCCGGCGGTACGGGCGTGCGCGGCGAGCAGGTCGTCGAAGTCGTGTCGGCTACGGGTGAGCCCGAAGTCGGGGAGGCTACCGAGCCGCGGCCAGTCCAGGTCGGCCTGGTGTCCTTCGCAGACCCACCGCATTCCGCGGTTGCGCATCCAGCCCGGTGCGTCGATGTCGACACCCATCCTCACCAGCTGGGCCACTCCGCGCGGCGTCAGTCCGTCGCCGCACACCTTCTCCCGAGGAAAAGCCCCCTTCTCCAGCAGGAGTACGTCTACGCCGGCGCGGGCCAAGTGGAGGGCGGCGGCGGAACCGGCCGGTCCGGCACCCACCACGATGACCTGCGCCTCCTCGTCACCTACGCCGTCATCCTGCGGTGCAAGGCTGTTGCCCTCGGAGGGGCGGTCGTCGCGCGCGTCATCACGTTCGGCGGTCACCCCATCACTATGCCGTCTCCCGTGCGGGCCGGTCCGTGAGACAGGCCCGAGGGGGCCGACGAGTTGTCCCCGGGTGTGGCGCGCGTACCGCCCGGCCGTCGTCGCCCCCGCCGGGGGCGACGGGGCGGTACGAGACGGGGCGGGGCGAGTCCCGGCGGGGCGAGGCCTGGTGGGGCGCGCGCTGGTGGGACGTGCGGTGGTGGGACGTGCGGTAATGGGACGTGGTGTGGCTCGTCGCGGCCGGAGGTCAGTGCGTGAGGTGCCAGTTGGCTGCGGCGGGCACGTGCGGCGCGAGGGTGCGCGCGCGC
This Streptomyces sp. NBC_00539 DNA region includes the following protein-coding sequences:
- a CDS encoding geranylgeranyl reductase family protein — protein: MVVGAGPAGSAAALHLARAGVDVLLLEKGAFPREKVCGDGLTPRGVAQLVRMGVDIDAPGWMRNRGMRWVCEGHQADLDWPRLGSLPDFGLTRSRHDFDDLLAAHARTAGARLRTRVKVTAPLTDRAGNVTGVTATRGPDREPVRYRAPIVVAADGASARTALALGLERDTSRPVAAAARRYYRSPARTNDPYLELWADLRCPRTGLDLPGYGWVFPLGDGRVNVGLGALPQRRRRPVELRAALDNWLPRLPAEWGVREENAESPLRSAPLPMGLNRRPQYRRGLLLVGDSAGMISPWSGEGIAQAMEAAEVAAETIALALARPEGPRREHALGQYPAEIHRRWGRYYRLGNLAGDLLFARYGYRPLLHPRVMASPPLLRYLARLLTHVTDEPAHDSVDAVLHTLLRLVPSVRR